ACAAACAATGATGATTCAGATTATTTGTTTACCCCAATGGTTCAATTAATCTAAATTACTAATTAAGTAAACAAACAAACttaattatcacaatataactaGTGTTCGTTGAGAAGCCAAATTAAACTCAATGATGATTCAAATTGTAAATGCGTGTAGCTGGGCGTCGTGTTCAGGAAATGCTCCACCGCTGCGACACCGGGCCCTGCCACGTCCCTCTCCCACGCGGCCTCTGATTCCGCCACGGACCCCACTAATCGAGCTGCCACCGCTGCTGTAGCGTCGAGCTTCTGCAGCGGCCACCCCATCCACCTCAGTCGCTCCATCTTCCGCACTTGCTCCTTCGCGAGTCGCCGCGTGTTTGCCTTGATGGCCTCGACGGCCGCCTCGTACGCCGCCACCGTCCCCTGACTCTTCCCCCGGAAGTACTCCCGGAACTCAGCCACCCCGATCGCCTTGCTTAGCCCCGGATGCCTCGACTCGCCTTTCTCCGCCGCCGCCTCTTCGACCAAGTACCGACCCAGCTCCTCCACCATTCCTCCCGCCACCATCTCGCCCACACGCTGGTCGAGCTGCTCTTCCAGCTCGGCGCCGTCCACGTTTACCCACAGAAAGCAGCAACGGTACCGCAGCGCCGCCTCCCTTCCCGTCCGCTTCCCCCAGGCCGCCTCGAACGGGCTCCGCCTCGGGTCAAAGCTCCCAGCCAAGGCCGCATGGATGAAGGAGTTCGACCCGCCGGTCACCACCGGAAGTAGGCCGCGGTCAGCGATACCGGCGATGGCCCCCGCCGCCAACTCCCGGTAAGCTGCGGGCGCGAGCTCGCCTTCCTCTGGGTCGAGCTCCCCCAGCAAATGGTGCGCCACGCCGCGTCGCTCATCCACGGGCATCTTGTTAGTCGCGACGTCGAGTCCCCGGTAGACCTGAATCTTATCAGAGTTCACCACCTCGCCGGCGAACTCGATGGCCAGCTCCACAGCTAGTTTCGACTTCCCCGTGCCGGTAGCACCCATGACCACCACCACGCTCTCCTCCGTCCTATCACTGTTGCCTCCAACACAGTGACGTCCGGGGCGACAAGAGCTCCGGCGCACGACGAGGTGACGGCCGGGGCAGCTGCTCGGCGGCGGCACGACAGGAAGAGCACGACGACAGAGTGGAGAGGCCCAGCGAACGCTGACAGCTCCGTGGAGTATAATTCTCATATATCAACAAAAAGAAGCAGCTTGAGCTGTTAAGAAGAGCGATCGAGGAatggaaggaagaagagaagtggCGTAACCACTACTTAATTTCCTTCAAAGTTCAAACCATGTGACCTTGAGCTTAGATTCGAATCGATCGCTAAAATAGTCACctacaaataaatataaaataataaatttaatatagaGCTTCGATCCTtcctttaattaatttaatcattgCCTTATTTATTTGGTATgtcatataataataatatagaGCTGCAGGAGATCATTCAGCGCAGCCAACTGATCAGTTCAGCATGCATGGTTCAGATTGATCTGGACCAAATTGTATCCAGATCAAACGCAGCTGGTCTGATCTGAGTCTATgccaatctatatatatatatatatatgctccaCTGGGCATATGAAAAgactcaatcgatcgatcgagctGATCAATCTGTTCACTAGCGTCCTCATCTCGCAATTGGTTGTCAATGTTAAAATATATGTATTATATGATGATGGGAAGGACATTCGTGATGGTTACAAAAATAATATCCTTTTTGGAAATGGAGTGAAGTGTAGAATCATTGATGGCTTGCTTGACCGATTAGAGGGTAGGAGGTAAATAACCAATTAatttacattatttttttttaacttaaacacaAAAAATCAAAATAGTCAATTGTCCTAGTTCCTAGCTAGTGTTGTTTGTATCGTGAGTATGCAATAGAAATAgagaaaataatattaataattcatTTGACACGATTTTAATATACCATGCACATTCATAATCTACCATCTAATACTTATCGGGTTCCAATAGAATTAATATTTCCCTTGGTAAGAGATAGGGATAAATCTCTTCACCATCCCACTTGGGATATTTTACAGTTAATTTACTACTCTCAATAAGAACAAATTAAAGTGCTAAGAGTTGAGccttcaaacttaattattcaagcccttataaaaatttaatttattagcaTCTattagagaaaattttaaaatgttttcatGCAACTCTAAACAGACTAAGTCTTGTAAGGCTCATATAATAACTTATACATGTGTCTGATATTTATAAACTgagattataaattttttataaacaaTATTCACGAGAAATCCTTGTgaattatatttatcaataaagGGAAATTGCTCGGTTTTTCTTTCTGTAAAAGCATAAACACGCACAACAAAGACCAGTACTACTGATCATGCAAACctataaatctttttttttttaaggctAGCACCCAACCACCAAATGactaaattataataaaataacaattttaaatatgcatccaAATAACTAATTGATCTAATAATTTAAAGTATATGTACCttcttcttttatatatatagagaggGGGATATTTTgacaacaaattttttttttttgaaaaaggtaCTTAATTTCATGTTAATCAAATTGTGGAAAATAGAGACATTTTAATTTAAAGTCTACTGCATTTTGATAAGCCCCTCCATGGCAACTACATACCTTTGGAAGCACAGGAGTGGTCATGATTCATGAATTCGTGAATTCGAACCCAAGAAATCCAGCCATCCATCGAGCTCAATGGACGCTCGATAGCCATGCATGCAACTCGATCACGAGAAAAATGCATGGCAGGTTTCCATGTGGCCGTGCCTCCCTATATATATAGTGAGAGGGTCCAGTAGAAAGAGAACAGAGTTGGTGAAGAACGACCAATATATAAGAAGACGTTTGTTGTCACCGTCGTGGTGTTTGTCTCCTTCTTAGGGTTTATGGCCATGCATGGGGAAGGTAGGGTTTCTGATGGCTGTGTTTGTGTGCGTTTTGTGCGTGTCCGAGGCATCGGTTTACCAAGTTGGAGATGAGCAAGGGTGGGAGCAGTACGTCAACTACACTGAGTGGATTGCTTCCAAGACTCTCCATGTAGGAGACACTATCGGTATTATATGATCATGATCGATTGCTTTTATATAAATGATTGATGATTTCTTCCTCGATCCATTCTCTTTTTTCTAATTATATTTGGGTGTCGTCGATCGATTTCATGAATTATATTCTGATGTTTCTAGCTACCTAGCTTATCGTTTTTGTTCTTGTTTGATCAGTATTCGAGTATGACAAGGAGCGGATGAATGGGATGGTGGTGAGCCTGGATGATTTCCACAGCTCCTGCAGACCGATCCGTATCTACCAAACAGGTTTGGACAAGTTCATCTCGGTGAAGAGGGCACACCTCTACTTCATCTGTGGCTTCCCCGACCACTGCCTCCACGGCCAAAAGGTCGACATCCGGATCCTCGAGAGTCCGGCTCTGCTGCCCCAGACCACCACCCAGTCTTCCAGGGATACTCAGACTCAGCCTCTATCATCCAACTCCTCTCCGTCACCCCAGTCGGGACAGTGTGAAACAAAAATAGTTGTACAACAAGTTCCTGCTGACCCAAGATCTAGAACCAAACTTGTGAAGGAAACAACCAAGAAATAGAGAGCATAACAAAGAAACGTACAACAAGCAGAGGAATTTTACTAATGTGAAAAACTCTAAAAAAACCCCTACCTCTTGAATTACACCCATGAAGCATAAAAAGAGAACAAGTCTACCTTGAAAAACTAAGTACATTTTATGAAAAGAGAGTCTAATAATATCTGCTACCTAATTGATAGCTAATAATAATCATTTCTAATAAAAATCAGTTTTAATAACTTAACACTCCAAACCAATCCAAGTCTTTTGCAGAAAGACTCAAATGCAGCTCTCGGAAGTATCTTTGTGAAGATATCAGCAATATTCTCTTGACTCCGTACTTCTAATGGTGAAATTGTTCCGTCAAGAACCTTTTCTCGAATAAAGGGATGCTCCAACTCGATATGTTTTGTTCTCGCATGACATACGGGATTCGTTGTCAGCTTGATAGCACTCTGGTTATCCCCGAAGATCACAGTTGGCTTGACAATGGATAAATGCAAGTCTTCAATGAGTCTCTGAAGCCAAACACCTTCTTGTGTAGCAAGAGCAACCACTTTGTATTCAGCCTCAATAGTTGAGAgagaaacaaaaacttgtttTTTTACTGCACCAAGAAACTGCAGTACCACCACAAAAGAAAACATAGCCCGAAGTAGACCTTCGATCATCCAAGTCACCTCCAAAATCTGCATCTGTATACCCAATCAATGAAAATTCAGCATTCTTCTTAAAGAGAAGTCCCATATCTTAAGTTGCATTTACATACTTTAGAATCTTCTTTGCAGCTTCTAAGTGACCCTTCCTTGGAGAAGAAAGAAATCTGCTGATAAGTCCAACAGAAAAGGAGATATCCGGCCTTGTAATGGTTAGATACAAGAGACTACCAACAAGTGCACGATATGGCCGAGCATCTAGGAGAAGAGAACTTTCTTCACGTCTGAGTTTTGTTTCTAAATCAAGCGGGGTCATTCTAGTTTTACTTTTCTTCTAACCAAACCTCTCAACCAACTTCATGGCATAACCTTTTTGAGACACAAAAATACCATCTTCTCTATTTTCCACTTCTAGGCCAAGAAGGTGACGAAGTTCTCCCAAACTTTTCATGTCAAAGCGAACAGAGAGTTCATCTTGTAGCTTCTCAATCTCTCTTTCATTGTTTCCAGTTATtactatgtcatctacatataaaagAACAACCACATGCAAGTCTCCTTTACATTTAACAAACAAGCTAGAATCTGAGTTAGAAGCTTCGTACCCACAGAAATGGAGATATTGAGAAATTTTTCCTTACCAGGCCCTTGGAGCTTGCTTTAAACCGTAAAGAGTCTTCTTAAGCTTGCAGACATAATTGGAATGATCGCTAAAAAAATACCCGGGTGGTTGCTCTATATAGATGTCTCGATCGAGCTCTCCATACAAAAAAAGCATTCCTCACATCGAGCTGCCACAACTCCCAGTTATAAGAGGCTGACATGGCTAATATAATTCGAATAGAAATCATTTTAGCCACTGGACTAAAAGTTTCTTCATTGTCCTCTCCATATTTCTGAGAGAAACCCCTAGcaactagccttgctttgaaccTGTCGATACTGCCATCAACCTTTCTTTTAACTCGAAACACTCATTTACATGAGATAGGTCCCACATTTTCAGGCTTTGGAACCAACATccaagtttgattttttttagagCATCTATTTCTTCATCCATAGCACACTTCCACTCTTCAATTTCTTTGGCTTCTTCATAGCATGATGGCTCATCATCATCAACAGGGCCTGCAAAGAAGCAAGAATAGGTACTAATAAAGTTCTCATCTCTATAGCGAGCTGGTTTGGTGATGTTCCTCCAAGGTCTTTGAGAATTTTCAACATCAATAATTTCTTCTTCCTGTTGTGCTTGAGATTGATTTGAACTCCCCCTTTCACTTTGCTCCTCTTTAAGTTCTTCTTGTTGATGATGAGATTGAGATCGATTCAAGACCTCTTTTCCTTGTTGTCCCTCCTGGGACGATGAAGAAGAACTAAAAATATTGTTTATTGAACATGAAAGATTTATTGATttatgctcaaaacttttagaaTCTCCATTTACAGGTGCAACTCCATAATACCATGAAACTTCATCAAACACGACATCTCTTGAAACTACAAATCGATGACTTGTAGGATCCAAGAACTTCCAGCCCTTTTCCCTTTCATCATATCCAACAAAGATGCATTTCCTTGCCTTTGCATCTAATTTACTCCTTTTAGATTCTGGTACATGGACGTAGCAAATGGAATCAAACACCCTCATATGCTTGACATTTGGCTTCTTCCCAAACATGAGCTCGTAAGGAGACTTCTTGTTTGTTGGAGACTGAGGCAATCTGTTGATAACATTTGCTGCACACATCATTccttctacccaaaaggccttggACAAATTCTTTGCATGCAACCAACTCTTGCAAGTCTCAGTGAGATGTCGAATCTTTCGCTCAGCcgctccattttgctgaggagtttCAGCACAAGAAAGCTCTCTTTTGATGTCATTTTCACAACAAAAAGATGAGAACTCATTTGAAGTGAACTCTCCTCTGCTATCTATCCTTAATTGTTTTATCTTGGTACAAAGTTCAGCTTCAACTATCTTTTTGAATTGCAAGAATCTATTCATAACTTCAAACTTTCGCTTGACAAAATAGACCCAAGTAAATCTCATAAAGTCATCAATAAAGATTAGCATGTAAGAATAACTAGAAAGGAAGGAGTCTTTGTTGGACCCATTAAGTCACTGTGAATGAGTTGAAGAAGACCCTCACACTTTGATATTGATCTTTCGAAAGGAAGTCGATGTGCCTTCCCATACTGACATCCTTCACATATATGACCTTCGCTGAAGTTATTTAATTGAGGCAGCCCATCAACTAATTTCATCTTCACCATAGCCTTTAATTTCTCCATGTTGACATGCCCAAGTCTAGCATGCGAAATAGCGAGATTATCATTGCTACTCATCTTTTCCACATACAAATTTGAAGTAgacaaaacaaataaatcatttactCTCTTGCTAGTGTGAACCACATCAGCTTTCAACTCCTTGATATTCCAAAGAAACTTCACATCATGGGGTCCGAATAGCACGAAATGTCCAACATTAACAGCATTTGCCACTGAAAACAGATTCTTACACATGCCTGGAACATGGTACACATTTCAAGCATTATCGAGTCCTGGTGCTTCCCATTTATGATCACCGTGCCTTGATTTTTCACTTGGTGGACTGTATTATCAGCTATAACAATAGCTTGGCGACCACTGTATTGTTGAATGTTGGAGAATTTTCGGTCGTCCCCAATGAGATGATGCCCACAGCCTGAGTCAACAATCCAATCCTTGTCAAAATTGATTGAGTTCATAGCATCCATAGTCTTATTTTCAGCCATAAAGCATTTTCCCCAATCTTCTTCGTCTTCAATTAGTTCAGTACCAGCCACATTACCTTCCTTTAGCTTTACCCAACAATTCTCCTTTATATGACCAATTTTTCCACACCGATAACACTTGATGCTTTTCCTACCAGATTGATTTAGAGAATAATATTTTTCAGTGTCAAAATTTGAATCCTTGTTATtttccacccccccccccctataaTCCTTCTTCCTTGATACAAGAGCAGCTCCTTCTAATTCCTTCAAAAAGACTTCAGCCATTTGCTTGGCCAAGGATTCTTGGGATGATAATAGGCTCTCTAGTTCCTCCAAGGATGGTTGTTGAGCCCAACCTTGGACTGATGTTATGAATGGAATGTATTATGGTCTTAGTCCATGAATAATATTTCTTCGAATTCAAGCTTCTGAGATAGCTTCCTCTGGATTTAACAAGGAAATCTCCGAATAAAGATTCTTAACTTTCAAGAAGTACTCTGAGATTGACAGATTACCTTGAGTAGCTTTTGTCAAATCATTTTCCAAGTGTTGCAACCGAGCCTCATCCTTCTTATTGAACAACTTATCAAATGTCTTCCATATCTCATGAGCAGATTTGCATCTTACTATATGATCAAAAGGCTAGGTATGATTGATCTCTTCAAGACAAACTCGGCCTTTGCATTTAACTGCTTCCATTTCTTGAGATTGTTCGATTTATCAGCCGTGGTTTCTGGACATGTGGTATTGTTTCCATTTACAATATCCCACAGATCTTCTCCAACAAGATATGACTCCATACAACTCCTCCAAACCTTGTAATTTGACTGGTTCAGGAACTCAATACCAAGCCCACCAACACGACCACTTAGATCCATTTGAGGCACCGGCTGAATCCTTCACCAAGGGTTGTTAACACACGAAAATTACGAATCGCTATGACccttatggctctgataccatgtgaaACAAAAATAGTTGTACAGCAAGTTCCTGCTAGCCCAAGATCTAGAACCAAACTTGTGAAGGAAACAACCAAGAAACAGAGAACATAACAAAGAAATGTACAGCAAGCAGAGGAATTTTACTATTGTGAAAAACTCTAAAAAAAACCCCACCTCTTGAATTACACCCATGAAACATAAAAAGAGAACAAGTCTACCTTGAAAAACTAAGTACATTTTATGAAAAGAGAGTCTAATAATATCTGCTACATAATTGACAGCTAATAATAATCATTTCCAATAAAAATCAGCTTTAATAACTTAACAGGCAGtggatgtaacacccacgaaattataagataggtacatgaatattatttttccttagagcatagaaatgaaaagaataagagaaaagggaaaataaaaaacaaaaatatagaataagaagaggtgaggtcaaggattgaaccttgaacctcccacaaatgatggagataaattgatgcatgataaccactaggataaggagtaatatttggatggaaaggaatgaaaaatttaattaaaggtgagaaggaaataaaagaaaattaaacaaaagagcaagagaaaaccaagtgacttaccttcttttcctcttggttaagaaaaggagcaagcaaaagaggaattgcctacttccctccctctctcaattttcgtgggaattaaaggaatgatggagaagaagagttgagggaataaatgaagacatgtttcattgaacaaaggaataaatagatttgggagaagaaaaacaagagagtaagtccttttctctcttcctccttcttccttcttcattcctcaccgaaccaagaacctttccctctcctcattctaatagctaagttaagttcttctccaagaaaactaatttccgtGAAGAAGCCCTCAAgtcctagcccttccaagcaaaggaaacaaaaggaggtacaagaagaagaagctttcccttccttggcacttaggatacttttctccttaagaaaaaaatcacaagcgaaaggatgtaagtttccctcacctgtggtacaatagattttgtgtgttctatgaagattcggttacataaaaatctaagaaaacctcatgaagaatttcggccaagataagaccaaaggaaggacctagggaatgtaaagatctaaatttcaacatgctcaatatgtttcttgtaatatgtattttatggtagggatttatttcatgtttctatgctagaatgtttagttagaacttagattcatgatcctagactttcggccaagcatgaacaaaagaattaGGTAAGCTTAAGCCTCAAActaaaacatgctcctttgttcttatgataggtgccctatgataatggtattgttaacattttctcctacttgttatgttgattggaacttcattttcatgctcatgaatattcggccatggtagaactaagggcctaggagagctttaacttaaaactaagcatgccatgatttccctaagataagatatgaagttattatgatatgcccatgattgtatgttgagttgaactctatttcatgtctatgaaggttcggccatgtttagatTTGAGGCCTCGgagagtttaaaacaagtctaagatgctcatgaccttcttgatgaaatgatatgaaactaacttaatgttcttatgtttgttttttgcatggaaatttggttacatgccctacaactttcggccacacaaggttttaagacctaggaagcttagaacctaactcaactatgctcatgttgttccttgaaatatttgctatgaaagttgtttaaggttctcatgcttttaggacacttgaaccctagctttaagttctacaagtttcggccatatcatatttaagggcctaggaaacttagaatctaactcaactatgctcatgttgttccttgaaatatttgctatgaaagttatttaaggttctcatgcttttaggacacttgaaccctagctttaagtcctacaagtttcggccatatcatgtttaagggcctaggaaacttagaacctaactcaactatgctcat
The genomic region above belongs to Zingiber officinale cultivar Zhangliang chromosome 11A, Zo_v1.1, whole genome shotgun sequence and contains:
- the LOC122031994 gene encoding adenylate isopentenyltransferase-like translates to MRIILHGAVSVRWASPLCRRALPVVPPPSSCPGRHLVVRRSSCRPGRHCVGGNSDRTEESVVVVMGATGTGKSKLAVELAIEFAGEVVNSDKIQVYRGLDVATNKMPVDERRGVAHHLLGELDPEEGELAPAAYRELAAGAIAGIADRGLLPVVTGGSNSFIHAALAGSFDPRRSPFEAAWGKRTGREAALRYRCCFLWVNVDGAELEEQLDQRVGEMVAGGMVEELGRYLVEEAAAEKGESRHPGLSKAIGVAEFREYFRGKSQGTVAAYEAAVEAIKANTRRLAKEQVRKMERLRWMGWPLQKLDATAAVAARLVGSVAESEAAWERDVAGPGVAAVEHFLNTTPSYTHLQFESSLSLIWLLNEH
- the LOC122031425 gene encoding mavicyanin-like yields the protein MGKVGFLMAVFVCVLCVSEASVYQVGDEQGWEQYVNYTEWIASKTLHVGDTIVFEYDKERMNGMVVSLDDFHSSCRPIRIYQTGLDKFISVKRAHLYFICGFPDHCLHGQKVDIRILESPALLPQTTTQSSRDTQTQPLSSNSSPSPQSGQCETKIVVQQVPADPRSRTKLVKETTKK